A genomic region of Mitsuaria sp. 7 contains the following coding sequences:
- a CDS encoding PEP-CTERM sorting domain-containing protein has protein sequence MKRVHHLLAASVMAASALLSLASAPAQATPVAIDVGGAQSINLQGEAGNMVWFIDVGANAVLNSLSWSLDLNAFAPSVLSEMQVSFGGSSGSDLVTFAPGGADFASGVGSYSGSLDLSPFGLSVGADGLLRLEFSEAYKDFAPGVAEGEWLRGNLTFDVTAAAVPEPASAALVVLGLGVVGIFTRRQRRSTTAARQSHPNSLRTLRA, from the coding sequence ATGAAAAGAGTCCATCACCTCCTCGCCGCGTCCGTCATGGCCGCCTCCGCGCTGTTGAGCCTCGCGAGCGCCCCCGCGCAGGCGACACCCGTCGCCATCGACGTCGGCGGCGCGCAGAGCATCAACCTGCAGGGCGAAGCCGGCAACATGGTCTGGTTCATCGATGTCGGCGCGAACGCGGTGCTGAACTCGCTGTCGTGGTCGCTCGATCTGAATGCCTTCGCGCCCAGCGTGCTGTCGGAGATGCAGGTCAGCTTCGGTGGATCGAGCGGGTCGGATCTCGTCACGTTCGCACCGGGCGGCGCGGACTTCGCCAGCGGGGTCGGCAGCTACAGCGGCTCGCTCGATCTGAGTCCGTTCGGGCTGAGCGTCGGCGCGGATGGTCTGCTGCGGCTGGAGTTCAGCGAGGCGTACAAGGACTTCGCGCCCGGCGTCGCTGAAGGCGAATGGCTGCGGGGGAATCTGACGTTCGATGTGACGGCCGCCGCGGTGCCGGAGCCGGCGAGCGCGGCGCTGGTCGTGCTGGGCCTGGGCGTTGTCGGGATCTTCACGCGTCGGCAACGGCGATCGACAACCGCCGCCCGTCAGTCCCACCCGAATTCTCTGAGGACGCTTCGGGCATAG
- a CDS encoding alpha-1,6-glucosidase domain-containing protein — MQAWADGGLRAARRVAGALALSLCGLLAACGGGEASLAQKAGANAAAIDENGVALIAEVPTSSTPPSTRAKAAAVATHDTPATSLRVHYRRADGNHAGWQIHTWGAAQGPNWNEGWNAAGSDAFGVYYDVPLAATSGTVGFLFHNGDNKDNGGADQSLALQAGANEIWRLQGDGTNYPGNPLLLATPDITTVRVHYKRFDGAYSAWGLHLWNGSGLNAAALPGGVTIDQWNQPVAFSAMPGYAAGADEVVFDIPVLNPLGDASRKGLEFIVHGMPPNENDKDGRDNNIRVEFSALTIQNQVGHVWLVERDATVYTATPDLRQVSSTDARAVWLNKTLVKWPRISASAPGTGTVRLYHSATGQITVAANAPVGGADGFITLDAFTGTVPPADALRFKYVASGAVFTVRAADVARLPSLHQRQLVLVQEDAQGRVQNATTAQIAGAIDDLYAAAKDVPDLGAVVANGSTSFRLWAPTAQDVALVLTTPIAGSTLTRTTTEPMTRDAATGIWRLTKAGSLQGSTYRYQVQVFVKGVGLVKNLVADPYSLGVTLGGQQSVVMDLQSAATKPAGWDGGAPPATVAAPSDLSIYELHVRDFSINDATVPAARRGKYLAFAESGSNGMRHLSALAAAGLTDVHLLPVFDFATVNEKGCVTPSPAGAPDGETQQAAVAATAGTDCFNWGYDPQHFSTPEGSYSSNANDPVARVVEFRRMVQALNAAGLRVGMDLVFNHTTSSGQNATSVLDKVVPNYYFRYNAAGGIERSTCCENTASENLMMAKLMIDSAVTWTRDYRISSLRFDIMGHHPRAVIEALKARVQQAAGREVQIVGEGWNFGEVANGARFVQAEMLSLNGSGIGSFNPLIRDAVRGGGCCDSGEALLASQGYVNGFFYDSNGHNAGQTRGELMWQADRIRAALAGSIRSFQMQTSWDATLRLEQIDVGGIPAGWVLEPGEVVNYVENHDNVTLFDNNAFRLPVGTSREDRARVQILASAINAFSQGVAYFHAGTDTLRSKSLDRNSYDSGDWFNRLDWTYADNNFGVGLPPSRDNADNWPSAKPLLANALIKPAAADIAWTRDAFRDLLRIRKSSTLLRLRTAEDIKSRLSFLNTGSAQEATVLVGKLDGVGYPGANFNELVYLINVDKTARELTLPTLAGHALALHPVHTAPTAADARARQATFDRTTGRFNVPARTAVVFVVPSSASASR, encoded by the coding sequence ATGCAGGCATGGGCTGACGGTGGGTTGCGCGCGGCGCGGCGGGTGGCGGGCGCCTTGGCGCTCAGCCTGTGCGGGCTGCTCGCCGCGTGCGGCGGTGGTGAGGCGAGCCTCGCCCAGAAGGCCGGTGCCAACGCGGCGGCCATCGATGAGAACGGCGTCGCGCTGATCGCCGAGGTGCCGACGAGTTCGACACCGCCGTCGACCCGCGCGAAGGCCGCCGCGGTGGCAACACATGACACCCCGGCGACCTCGCTGCGCGTCCACTACCGACGCGCCGACGGCAACCACGCCGGCTGGCAGATCCACACCTGGGGCGCCGCACAGGGCCCCAACTGGAACGAGGGCTGGAACGCCGCGGGCAGCGACGCCTTCGGCGTCTACTACGACGTGCCGCTGGCCGCGACGAGCGGCACCGTGGGCTTCCTCTTCCACAACGGCGACAACAAGGACAACGGCGGCGCGGACCAGAGCCTGGCGCTTCAAGCCGGCGCCAACGAGATCTGGCGCCTGCAGGGCGACGGCACCAACTACCCGGGCAATCCGCTGCTGCTGGCCACGCCCGACATCACGACGGTGCGGGTGCACTACAAGCGCTTCGACGGCGCCTACAGCGCCTGGGGCCTGCACCTGTGGAACGGCAGCGGCCTGAACGCCGCGGCGCTGCCCGGCGGCGTCACGATCGACCAATGGAACCAGCCCGTCGCCTTCAGCGCGATGCCGGGCTACGCCGCGGGTGCGGACGAGGTTGTCTTCGACATCCCCGTGCTCAACCCGCTGGGCGACGCGAGCCGCAAGGGCCTGGAGTTCATCGTCCACGGCATGCCGCCCAACGAGAACGACAAGGACGGCCGCGACAACAACATCCGTGTCGAGTTCTCCGCGCTGACGATCCAGAACCAGGTCGGGCACGTGTGGCTGGTGGAACGCGACGCGACGGTCTACACCGCGACGCCGGACCTGCGCCAGGTGTCCAGCACCGACGCGCGCGCCGTGTGGCTCAACAAGACGCTCGTGAAGTGGCCGCGCATCAGCGCCTCCGCCCCGGGTACCGGCACCGTGCGGCTGTATCACTCGGCGACGGGACAGATCACCGTCGCGGCCAACGCGCCGGTGGGCGGCGCCGACGGCTTCATCACGCTGGACGCGTTCACCGGCACCGTGCCGCCGGCCGATGCGCTGCGCTTCAAGTACGTGGCCAGCGGCGCGGTCTTCACCGTGCGCGCGGCCGATGTCGCGCGCCTGCCGTCGCTGCATCAGCGGCAACTCGTGCTCGTGCAGGAGGACGCGCAGGGCCGCGTCCAGAACGCGACGACCGCGCAGATCGCCGGTGCGATCGACGATCTCTACGCCGCAGCCAAGGACGTGCCGGACCTTGGCGCCGTCGTCGCCAACGGCTCGACCAGCTTCAGGCTGTGGGCGCCGACCGCGCAAGACGTGGCCCTCGTGCTGACCACGCCGATCGCCGGCTCGACGCTGACCCGCACCACCACCGAGCCGATGACGCGCGACGCCGCGACCGGCATCTGGCGCCTCACCAAGGCCGGCAGCCTGCAGGGCTCGACCTACCGCTACCAGGTCCAGGTCTTCGTGAAGGGCGTAGGGCTGGTGAAGAACCTCGTGGCCGATCCGTACTCGCTGGGCGTGACGCTCGGCGGGCAGCAGAGCGTGGTGATGGATCTGCAGTCCGCCGCGACCAAGCCCGCGGGCTGGGATGGCGGCGCGCCACCTGCCACGGTGGCCGCGCCGTCGGACCTGAGCATCTACGAGCTGCACGTCCGCGACTTCTCGATCAACGACGCGACCGTGCCCGCCGCGCGTCGCGGCAAGTACCTCGCCTTCGCCGAGTCCGGCTCCAACGGCATGCGCCATCTGAGCGCGCTCGCGGCCGCGGGTCTGACGGACGTGCACCTGCTGCCGGTGTTCGACTTCGCCACCGTCAACGAGAAGGGCTGCGTCACGCCCTCGCCCGCCGGCGCGCCGGACGGCGAGACGCAGCAGGCCGCCGTGGCCGCCACGGCCGGCACCGACTGCTTCAACTGGGGCTACGACCCGCAGCACTTCTCGACGCCGGAGGGCAGCTACTCGAGCAACGCGAACGATCCGGTCGCGCGCGTCGTCGAGTTCCGCCGCATGGTGCAGGCGCTCAACGCCGCCGGCCTGCGCGTGGGCATGGACCTGGTTTTCAACCACACCACCTCGTCGGGGCAGAACGCCACCTCGGTGCTCGACAAGGTCGTGCCCAACTACTACTTCCGCTACAACGCCGCCGGCGGCATCGAGCGCTCGACCTGCTGCGAGAACACGGCCTCCGAGAACCTCATGATGGCCAAGCTGATGATCGATTCGGCGGTCACGTGGACGCGGGACTACCGCATCAGCTCGCTGCGTTTCGACATCATGGGTCACCACCCGCGCGCGGTCATCGAGGCGCTGAAGGCCCGCGTCCAGCAGGCCGCCGGCCGCGAGGTGCAGATCGTCGGCGAGGGCTGGAACTTCGGCGAGGTCGCCAACGGCGCGCGCTTCGTGCAGGCGGAGATGCTGTCGCTGAACGGCTCGGGCATCGGCAGCTTCAATCCGCTGATCCGCGACGCGGTGCGCGGCGGCGGCTGCTGCGATTCCGGCGAGGCGCTGCTCGCCAGCCAAGGCTACGTGAACGGCTTCTTCTACGACAGCAACGGCCACAACGCCGGCCAGACGCGCGGCGAGCTGATGTGGCAGGCCGACCGTATCCGCGCGGCGCTGGCGGGATCGATCCGGAGCTTCCAGATGCAGACGAGCTGGGATGCCACGCTGCGGCTGGAGCAGATCGACGTCGGCGGCATCCCGGCGGGCTGGGTGCTGGAGCCGGGCGAGGTCGTCAACTACGTGGAGAACCACGACAACGTGACCCTGTTCGACAACAACGCGTTCCGGCTGCCCGTGGGCACGAGCCGCGAGGACCGCGCGCGCGTGCAGATCCTGGCGAGCGCGATCAATGCGTTCAGCCAGGGGGTGGCCTACTTCCATGCGGGCACGGACACGCTGCGCAGCAAGTCGCTGGACCGGAACAGCTACGACAGCGGGGACTGGTTCAACCGGCTGGACTGGACCTACGCGGACAACAACTTCGGCGTCGGCCTGCCGCCGTCGCGCGACAACGCGGACAACTGGCCGTCTGCGAAGCCGCTGCTGGCGAACGCGCTGATCAAGCCGGCCGCGGCGGACATCGCGTGGACGCGCGATGCCTTCCGCGATCTGCTGCGCATCCGCAAGAGCTCGACGCTGCTGCGGCTGCGCACGGCGGAGGACATCAAGTCGCGGTTGAGCTTCCTCAACACGGGCTCGGCGCAGGAGGCGACGGTACTGGTCGGGAAGCTCGATGGCGTGGGCTATCCCGGCGCCAACTTCAACGAGCTGGTCTACCTGATCAACGTCGACAAGACCGCCAGGGAACTGACGCTGCCGACGCTGGCGGGACATGCGCTGGCGCTGCATCCGGTGCACACGGCGCCGACCGCCGCCGACGCGCGCGCCCGACAAGCCACCTTCGATCGGACCACGGGCCGCTTCAACGTGCCGGCGCGCACGGCGGTCGTGTTCGTGGTCCCCTCCTCTGCTTCCGCCTCCCGTTGA
- a CDS encoding TonB-dependent receptor has product MALAILALGVGGAGGEALAQTQAGNADRADSASNADKTEKSEKAEKAEKAVALDTVVVTASKRKQTQREVAGTVSVVDGMALENRGAKDQEDLFKLTPGVQVNKGDPNQAVPTIRGIGTASSGTLLGIQQATTGFYIEEVPFTDPFGFVSGADLAPFDLKQVEVLRGPQGAMFGSASLGGAVSYSVNKPDLKHFEAAGLVAGETVKNGGWGHTVRAMLNAPLQTDVAGLRIVAFDRRDPGYITNLGTGRTEANELHQTGGRLIGSLRPTKDALVTAMVLTQRTSNDDTFAVSPDPERLSIDTHVASPRSSRFTLGNLRAEWTLPSGLELTSNTGFLDKQGQGVADGTRAFGKVGSFVGPSLHVGALPDLPLVTSLRPETRRSLAASQELRIGTTGSTGFQWLAGVFYQHTRFDAHAVNVAPGGAALWGPFGALLPEDVFATVYADARTTERAVFADTEIPLGTAWSLSLGGRYYDASLAFDAGTTFLSAPTRTIASLSESGFTPKAALKYRFGENLAYVLASKGYRFGGINANTALSPYKSDSLWNYEAGVRLLPVKGVRLDLSAFLLDWKDAQVSAVLPGTTPITGVANVGQARSTGLEASLQWQATRDLDLSATLARTNARTTAPFVSSATETTIPSGTRLPGTAKFQSTVQAGYAFAGPADTAGRASVAQSYTGARVFDLDGAARAPGFSQTDLRLSLAWGAWEAALSVDNVFDKRGINGAATTTLPHVSSFTDYYLIRPRTVGLSLRYDL; this is encoded by the coding sequence ATGGCACTCGCCATCCTTGCCTTGGGCGTGGGAGGTGCCGGTGGCGAGGCGCTCGCGCAGACACAGGCCGGCAACGCCGACCGCGCCGACAGCGCCAGCAACGCAGACAAGACCGAGAAGTCCGAGAAGGCCGAGAAGGCCGAGAAGGCCGTGGCGCTCGACACCGTGGTCGTCACCGCCAGCAAGCGCAAGCAGACGCAGCGCGAGGTCGCGGGCACCGTGTCCGTCGTCGACGGCATGGCGCTGGAGAACCGCGGCGCGAAGGACCAGGAAGACCTGTTCAAGCTGACCCCCGGCGTGCAGGTCAACAAGGGCGATCCCAACCAGGCGGTGCCGACCATCCGCGGCATCGGCACCGCGAGCAGCGGCACCTTGCTCGGCATCCAGCAGGCGACGACGGGCTTCTACATCGAGGAAGTGCCGTTCACCGATCCCTTCGGCTTCGTCAGCGGCGCGGACCTCGCGCCCTTCGACCTGAAGCAGGTCGAGGTGCTGCGCGGTCCGCAGGGCGCAATGTTCGGGTCCGCGTCGCTGGGCGGCGCGGTGAGCTATTCGGTGAACAAGCCCGACCTGAAGCACTTCGAGGCCGCAGGACTCGTCGCCGGCGAGACCGTGAAGAACGGCGGCTGGGGCCACACCGTGCGCGCCATGCTGAACGCGCCGCTGCAGACGGATGTCGCCGGCCTGCGCATCGTCGCCTTCGACCGGCGCGATCCGGGCTACATCACCAACCTCGGCACCGGCCGGACGGAAGCCAACGAGCTGCACCAGACCGGCGGCCGCCTCATCGGCAGCTTGCGGCCGACGAAGGACGCGCTGGTCACGGCCATGGTGCTGACGCAGCGCACGAGCAACGACGACACCTTCGCCGTGTCGCCGGATCCGGAGCGCCTGAGCATCGATACCCACGTGGCGTCACCGCGCAGCAGCCGGTTCACCCTGGGGAACCTGCGCGCGGAATGGACGCTGCCCAGCGGCCTGGAGCTGACGTCGAACACCGGCTTCCTGGACAAGCAGGGCCAGGGCGTCGCGGATGGCACACGGGCCTTCGGCAAGGTCGGTTCGTTCGTCGGGCCGTCGCTCCATGTCGGGGCGCTGCCGGACCTGCCCCTGGTGACCTCGCTGCGGCCGGAGACGCGTCGCAGCCTCGCGGCATCGCAGGAACTGCGCATCGGCACGACCGGCAGTACCGGCTTCCAGTGGCTGGCCGGCGTCTTCTACCAGCACACGCGCTTCGACGCGCATGCCGTCAACGTCGCGCCGGGCGGCGCGGCGCTGTGGGGACCGTTCGGCGCGCTGCTGCCCGAGGACGTGTTCGCCACCGTCTACGCCGATGCCAGGACGACGGAACGCGCGGTGTTCGCCGATACCGAGATCCCGCTCGGCACGGCGTGGAGCCTGTCTCTGGGAGGGCGCTACTACGACGCGTCGTTGGCCTTCGACGCCGGCACGACCTTCCTCAGCGCGCCCACCCGGACCATCGCGAGCCTGTCGGAGAGCGGTTTCACGCCCAAGGCCGCGTTGAAGTACCGCTTCGGCGAGAACCTCGCCTACGTGCTGGCCTCCAAGGGATACCGCTTCGGCGGCATCAACGCCAATACGGCGCTCTCTCCCTACAAGTCCGATTCGCTCTGGAACTACGAGGCCGGCGTGCGGCTGCTGCCGGTGAAGGGCGTACGCCTGGACCTGTCGGCCTTCCTGCTGGACTGGAAGGACGCGCAGGTGTCCGCGGTGCTGCCGGGCACGACCCCGATCACCGGCGTGGCCAACGTCGGCCAGGCGCGCAGCACCGGGTTGGAAGCCAGCCTGCAATGGCAGGCCACGCGCGACCTGGACCTGAGCGCGACGCTGGCCCGCACGAACGCCCGGACCACCGCGCCGTTCGTGAGCAGCGCCACCGAGACGACCATCCCGTCCGGCACGCGCCTGCCCGGCACCGCGAAGTTCCAGTCGACGGTGCAGGCCGGCTACGCCTTCGCCGGCCCGGCCGACACCGCCGGCCGTGCCAGCGTCGCGCAGAGCTACACCGGCGCGCGCGTGTTCGACCTCGACGGCGCGGCGCGCGCGCCGGGCTTCTCGCAGACCGACCTGCGCCTGTCGCTGGCCTGGGGCGCGTGGGAAGCGGCGCTGTCGGTCGACAACGTCTTCGACAAGCGCGGCATCAACGGCGCCGCGACCACGACGCTGCCGCACGTGAGTTCGTTCACCGACTACTACCTCATCCGCCCGCGCACCGTGGGACTGTCCCTGCGCTACGACCTGTGA
- a CDS encoding prolyl oligopeptidase family serine peptidase has translation MTDDSLPIDTSNTSDTSDLNDPGDPGDPGDPQRRYQALEKDTPEVLQWQTDQDRVARDALHGSPCFESFEALLRPAFADVLSFHAPRKVQGTWFARVVPPGATQPVVTVAEAAADGAVGEARVIFDLASLGQPDALLQDLQPSPDGKRVLLIIGSGDGSMRTTVRIIDAQKEPTAACRDFTVIGPVSMPVWKPDGSGFLYTGLPLGVDPASLPPAPGLRIFEQLLDDALTRTVLPLHHDHPVVAARVSTDGRYAFLNEGQGAVHPAYLRRLEVSRAPTDVDGPSQWVRSGAWGDAQGWVPFLDESHGRVKGTIVGDAFIAVTNDGAPRGRLVSIPLASARDHATWRELLPEGEAVLVSVTPAGGRLVLGESFEGRARLRVLSMEGRVEGIVPIDPDGAVGKFAFGFVTGLIDDLVWAGGDDLSFVYSSLTQPPVAYRYDVVAERLDAFQPASARLDGLTLTAARTPGLPAVALLAGPSSDSSAPAVTYRVMSGDDGTDPRPTIVTGYGGFNVHWLPCWSNLAAAWVKAGGRWVHAHLRGGGEFGDDFWQDGRMARKSHGFEDLFAVIDDLTRRGLCTAEQLGVFGASNGALLVGAAIAFRPASIAAGVAQVPIVDVLGCARDPGTLTIVRSEFGDPLAEEDALWMRAWSPFHHLPTGQRLPALLADAGLQDTTCPPWHARKLVAAVRAKGAEGSGPVLLRVREGVAHNVTNAALAIERDAETLSFFARQLGLAP, from the coding sequence ATGACCGATGACTCCTTGCCTATCGACACGAGCAACACCAGCGACACGAGCGACCTGAACGATCCCGGCGATCCGGGCGATCCCGGCGATCCTCAACGGCGCTATCAGGCGCTCGAGAAAGACACCCCCGAGGTCCTGCAGTGGCAGACCGATCAGGACCGGGTCGCGCGCGATGCGTTGCACGGGAGCCCGTGCTTCGAGTCCTTCGAGGCCTTGCTGCGTCCCGCGTTCGCCGATGTGCTGAGCTTCCACGCGCCGCGCAAGGTGCAGGGGACGTGGTTCGCGCGCGTGGTGCCGCCGGGGGCGACGCAGCCGGTGGTCACCGTGGCGGAGGCCGCGGCCGACGGTGCGGTGGGGGAGGCGCGCGTGATCTTCGACCTCGCGTCGCTGGGCCAGCCCGACGCTCTCTTGCAGGACCTGCAGCCGTCGCCCGACGGCAAGCGGGTGCTGCTGATCATCGGGTCCGGTGACGGCTCGATGCGGACCACGGTGCGCATCATCGACGCCCAGAAGGAGCCGACCGCGGCGTGTCGCGACTTCACCGTCATCGGGCCCGTCAGCATGCCGGTGTGGAAGCCCGACGGCAGCGGTTTCCTGTACACGGGCCTGCCGCTGGGCGTCGATCCGGCGAGCCTGCCTCCGGCCCCCGGCCTGCGGATCTTCGAGCAGTTGCTGGACGACGCGCTCACGCGCACCGTGCTGCCGCTGCACCACGATCATCCGGTCGTCGCCGCACGCGTCTCGACGGATGGCCGCTACGCATTCCTCAATGAAGGGCAGGGCGCCGTCCACCCGGCCTATCTTCGGCGCCTGGAGGTATCGCGCGCGCCGACCGATGTCGACGGGCCGAGCCAATGGGTCCGGTCGGGGGCGTGGGGCGACGCGCAGGGATGGGTGCCTTTCCTCGACGAGAGCCACGGCCGCGTGAAGGGCACCATCGTCGGCGACGCGTTCATCGCCGTGACGAACGACGGCGCGCCGCGCGGCCGGCTGGTCAGCATTCCGCTGGCGAGTGCGCGCGATCACGCCACATGGCGCGAGCTGCTGCCGGAAGGCGAGGCGGTCCTCGTGAGCGTGACGCCCGCCGGCGGCAGGCTGGTGCTCGGGGAAAGCTTCGAAGGCCGCGCACGGCTGCGCGTGCTGTCGATGGAAGGCCGCGTCGAAGGCATCGTGCCGATCGATCCGGACGGCGCGGTCGGCAAGTTCGCGTTCGGCTTCGTCACCGGACTGATCGACGACCTCGTCTGGGCAGGTGGCGACGACCTCTCGTTCGTCTATTCGTCGCTCACGCAGCCGCCGGTGGCCTATCGCTACGACGTCGTCGCGGAACGGCTCGATGCCTTCCAGCCGGCCTCCGCGCGCCTCGACGGCCTTACGCTGACGGCAGCGCGGACGCCGGGCCTGCCGGCCGTGGCCTTGCTCGCGGGACCGTCCTCCGATTCAAGCGCTCCTGCCGTGACGTACCGTGTGATGAGCGGCGACGACGGCACCGATCCCCGGCCCACGATCGTGACCGGCTACGGCGGCTTCAACGTGCACTGGCTGCCGTGCTGGTCCAACCTCGCCGCGGCCTGGGTGAAGGCCGGCGGACGCTGGGTCCACGCGCACCTGCGCGGCGGCGGCGAGTTCGGCGACGACTTCTGGCAGGACGGCCGCATGGCGAGGAAGAGCCATGGCTTCGAGGATCTCTTCGCGGTGATCGACGATCTGACGCGTCGCGGGCTCTGCACCGCGGAGCAGCTCGGCGTGTTCGGCGCGTCCAACGGCGCGCTGCTGGTCGGAGCGGCGATCGCGTTCCGGCCGGCGTCGATCGCGGCCGGCGTGGCGCAGGTGCCCATCGTGGACGTCCTGGGCTGCGCGCGGGATCCGGGGACATTGACCATCGTCCGGTCCGAGTTCGGCGATCCCCTCGCCGAGGAGGACGCGTTGTGGATGCGCGCGTGGTCGCCGTTCCATCACCTGCCGACGGGTCAGCGCCTGCCGGCGCTGCTGGCGGACGCCGGGCTGCAGGACACGACCTGTCCCCCGTGGCATGCGCGCAAGCTCGTCGCCGCCGTGCGTGCGAAGGGCGCCGAAGGCAGCGGCCCGGTGCTCCTGCGCGTGCGGGAAGGCGTGGCCCACAACGTCACGAACGCCGCGCTGGCGATCGAGCGCGATGCGGAGACCTTGAGCTTCTTCGCGCGGCAGCTTGGGCTGGCCCCATGA